The genomic stretch tttatacactgacagtgtatacactttcaccattagatgcatgacacataatccgaatttcaattttaaacccaaattttgcatatgtatcACGCATTCAAttgtgatagtgtatatactttCAGTGTATATAAAGTGTATATAAGAATTACtctaataataattttatcattatgataggatacttttgatggtattttattatggatttagatttataagatagaaaagaaaatattgaaataattcatttagagtttataaattttttgaatagtgagattatcataatttagtagtgatttttgaaaatttatttttgatttattcttaattttaataccaaaaaatagaaaaaaagatCAGTAAAAACGTTGGATTACATATAAGTtaactcataaaaaaaaatcactagttcgatatttgattacaatagaaactaGAGGGAATAGTAGTAGTTCTAcaattttattggcaaaaaaaataaaaaaatgaataagaagaaaaaagaatgaaaaaaataattttaaaaggcACTATGTATGTGATAGCGTAATTGTTTTTTCACACATAGAATATAAACTAAGCGTTCGACCATTTATCTTCAAGGGACAATTTGTATGTTTTCTAATAATAAGTGGCAACTCGCTACTCGCCCAACATTATAAGGGGACAATTTGCAATTAAGCCAAACATGCAGGTGTAACACCCAGTCCATTTATGAATCAGGGTTCCTTGTGACACCAGGTACATTGCAATGCTAACTCAAGAGACTTAAACACTGATATAACAAATATAGAGACTGATATAATAAATATAGACACTAATatatcaaaaatggaaaaaatacaataaaattttttgacccACTAAAATTAGTGTCCTCCATCTAAGTTCCACTGTCCAATTCTAAAATATCCCATCTCAACCATAAAAAGCAGTTCATAGAACCTTGACCCGTGCACATATACAGGTAGCCATCGCGAATGAGTGTCCTAGGCTCCTGCAAGTTGATCTGAACCTGTGTCCAGTTACGCATAATACTTGTTATTTATTGGAGAGTTTCTTAGTCAGCAGTCAAGATCCATGGCTAAATCATTTCGCAAACCAATTAAGTTTGTGCGTATTGGATCACAGTACCTTCCTCGAAAGAGTGCGctgaaattgcatttaattttaaaagaaaagatTAGCCCATGATGGGATCAGCAGATACAGATATCTCCATTATTTATTGCATCTTGACAAAGCAGAAGGTTAACTATCTGAGGCACCGTTTCGATTGGAgtaaaagaagggaaaagactCGGTGAATATGCGCCAGTGCCGGCGGCCGAGTGAGTGGTGCCTTAAGACTACCCAGCAATTTCCTCTCACTTACCTGAATTATGAAATAACGTTTGTGGGGAACCAAAAGTTGATGGCTACAGAAGGGTAAGCTACAAGCATGGAATGCTAGGATTTTCAACAACCCGTTGCCGTTGGCTGAGATTGCAATACTGCTGGCAAATAAACTGCTGCAAGCAAAGAATTCTATAATTCCTGATTTCAcagtaaaaaggaaaatggataGAAGAAACTAATGATGTTGTTTCTTTTAATCGGGGGTCAAATATATCCGAAAGAACTTCGACAGGGATTTCATAAGGCAGGAAAAAGATTCGAAGCCTAGAACTTTTCCAAACACTGCATGCTAGTCTGCACCTTGTTATTGTTTTAAGTATAAGAATTGATGCTCAGTTAATTGTGCCAAATGCTAACTTGACTCAAAATCCATATTTCTCTTCCAGCTTGCTAGCTTAACCGTTTTATAAATGCCagaaatttgtcaaaatatgcaaaatctgaattacaaaaaaattggATCGACAAGCATACTTTAATTGCACGTAAGAATGTAAAAGTGCATGCATGTATTTCCCGCACTTGAAAGTATCACTCCACATGTTATATCGAATTATATATACGAAGACAGATCATAAAAGAAGTAGATTGTTAGAAGGTCTCCACGAGTCAATTACGGGTCCGAGTTGTACACGTCCAATCCCAATCCAATCCTTGACACAGTCGGATTCCCATAGAATCCATAgtggaaggaaggaaaaaagaaaacaagtagAGAAACCCTCACATTAATATCACAAAATCATACCCTGCCTACCAAGATCAATTCAACTTTAGGTCttgtttaatttttcaattcaacacttaaatttaacgAATTTAGATTTTAACTTATTTAGATGCGtttgataattaaaaataaagcaTCTAAATAAGTGTCACTGAATTTTTTAGATGAAACTTGTTCCAAAAAAATTAAGTCATCAGTTATTCACTTATtatttaatgtgatatatactcaaatgtattagatttagtAGTTAACAATTTCGTAACTTAATAGAATagactttagatttcagttttcaaaCTTCATTTTAATCGAACACACCCTAAGAGAGAGAGGGGATGAGTTGGGTGTTATGGAGGTAAAGATTGTAAATAAGAcgttccagatttgaaactctttacctaaccaaaaaaaaaaaaaaaactaagtcTATAAATATGGACTCCTCGTTTCTAAGCTTCCCATTCCTCATCTCTATCAGTTCTACTATTCCATACTTATTGAGTTCAATTTGCTATAGTAGATAGATACTTTTTAATTTATGGGCTTTAGAAGTAGTATGAATTATTACTACGCAGCATTTCTTTGCATCACAGTGCTCTTACCCGCAGCACTATGCTACGGTGGAGACTACTCTAGAGCAACCTATTATGGCCGCCCTGATTTCTTAGGGACACCAAGTACGTGTTTCTTTAATTTTATTCATTTGTGATTTGCCAGCCCCTCTAGGCTATATCACAAATATTTTCTGCTCATGCTTATCATAGATAAATGGTGTATACTATCTAATGTAGCTAAACCAGTTAGAGTTACTTAATTCATCATTAGCTCCGTTTTCCCTCTAGTTCTGAATAATcatcctttaaaaaaaaaaagccatgaatgtttgTTACTACAAAATTGCTACTTGTGTCCTGCGTTCAAAACCTGTTTATCAATTGAACACTCTTGTGAAGGATTTTTTTCCCCTAGCAAAATCAGAATTTATGGTTCatcaatttgaaatttaattgtttaaattggACTACTTTAATCAGCTGGAGCTTGTGGGTTCGGTGAATATGGGAGATTTGTCAACGATGGTCGGGTTACTGGAGTGTCCAGGCTTTATAGGGGTGGCTCTGGATGTGGTGCATGCTATCGGGTAAAGTCTTCCTAGCCATTTTGTATCATCATTAACGTTTGAAGGCAATAATAAGCCATCAAGTGTGGAGAACAAGCACCTATATAAATAAGCAATTCACCCAATTAGATtagaaatcaaataaaaatgcaTTGCTCTTAAAAAAACAACATCTAATTATACAATTTGATGTGTTCAATTATTGCAATTAATTTCACGAGTGCATGAAAGTGATGTGGccttttttaaattaatttcttttttcatttattgATTTGAATTGGCAAACCAAGTAGATACATGCCTCAATAATGACGATGCAATTCAAACTTCCCTTAATTTTCCTTCCTGTTGATTAAGGTCATTAACgagagtatatatatatatatatatatatatatatatatttatatatgttcGTTGAGAATTTCAGGTAAGATGCACCATTCCAGAAGACTGTAGTGAAGAGGGAACAAGGGTAGTAGTGACTGACTATGGTGAAGGAGACAAGACAGATTTCATCCTCAGTCAAGCTGCCTTCGAAAGTTTGGCTCGTCCTTACAAGGCTCAACATCTTTTTGCCTACGGTGTAGTTGGTGTAGAATTCAAGAGAGTTCCTTGTCTGTATTATCGAAGGTTTATATTCCTAGTCCTGCCACAGAGCAGGTACCCCGCATATTTGGCCATTGTACCATTGTACCAACCTGGTACTTTCGACATTATTGCTATCGAAATATTCCAGGTAAATATTCGAGTATTTGAACAGCAAGCAAATTCATCAAGAAATTAATCTTTCAtacattaaaaattttttttttttttttttttacattaacAAGCTTGGATGTATGTCATATATCCAATACGGCTagagtgataaaaaaaaaaaagaaaaactttataCTCACACTGCAAGAGAAATTAGCCCACACAATGCATTGAACGCTTTGAAACAATAAAATTTGTCAAGCATATATAGAGCATGCATGCGGGGATGCTTGTTTGGATTAATTAAGAAAACGACTTGTGATTGATTTTGCTGAGTTTGATGCAGGCGGATCGCGGTGAATGGAGGCCAATGCGGAGGGCTTATGGAACAGTATTTGATATA from Coffea eugenioides isolate CCC68of chromosome 8, Ceug_1.0, whole genome shotgun sequence encodes the following:
- the LOC113780829 gene encoding expansin-like B1; the protein is MGFRSSMNYYYAAFLCITVLLPAALCYGGDYSRATYYGRPDFLGTPTGACGFGEYGRFVNDGRVTGVSRLYRGGSGCGACYRVRCTIPEDCSEEGTRVVVTDYGEGDKTDFILSQAAFESLARPYKAQHLFAYGVVGVEFKRVPCLYYRRFIFLVLPQSRYPAYLAIVPLYQPGTFDIIAIEIFQADRGEWRPMRRAYGTVFDITDAPLGVITLRYKSVDYGDPESWVQLNEVIPSDWKAGHAYEIEIPA